One Panicum virgatum strain AP13 chromosome 9K, P.virgatum_v5, whole genome shotgun sequence genomic region harbors:
- the LOC120651978 gene encoding leucine-rich repeat protein 1-like, whose product MAARFAALAALLALAAATARASNDEGDALYALRQRFRDPNGVLQSWDPTLVNPCTWFHVTCNQASRVERLDLGNSNISGSLGPELGRLVNLKYLELYRNNFDGEIPKELGKLKNLISLDLYANKLTGEIPKSLSKLNSLRFMRLNNNKLTGSIPRELAKLSNLKVIDLSNNDLCGTIPVDGPFSTFPLRSFENNSRLNGPELQGLVPYDSGC is encoded by the exons ATGGCGGCTCGCTTCGCGGCCCTCGCCGcgctcctcgccctcgccgccgccactgcgcgGGCGTCCAACGACGAGGGCGACGCGCTCTACGCGCTGCGGCAGCGGTTCAGGGACCCCAACGGCGTGCTGCAGAGCTGGGACCCCACGCTCGTCAACCCCTGCACCTGGTTCCACGTCACCTGCAACCAGGCCAGCCGCGTCGAACGCCT GGACTTGGGGAACTCCAATATCTCCGGCTCCCTCGGCCCTGAGCTCGGGCGCCTTGTGAACCTCAAATACCT GGAGCTGTACAGGAACAATTTCGATGGCGAGATCCCAAAGGAATTGGGTAAGCTGAAGAATCTGATCAGCTTGGATTTGTACGCCAACAAGCTCACCGGAGAAATCCCCAAGTCACTTTCCAAGCTCAACTCACTCAGATTCAT GCGCTTGAACAACAACAAGCTTACCGGATCAATTCCAAGGGAGCTTGCCAAGCTTTCCAACCTCAAAGTCAT TGACCTGTCTAACAATGATCTCTGTGGAACCATTCCTGTTGATGGACCTTTCTCAACCTTCCCTCTTAGAAG CTTTGAGAACAACAGCAGGCTCAACGGTCCAGAGCTGCAAGGGTTGGTTCCCTATGACTCCGGATGTTAG